One window of Catonella massiliensis genomic DNA carries:
- a CDS encoding SpaA isopeptide-forming pilin-related protein — translation MWKKHGSALLGLILTVAIVLTGVKLPEFVTAAGNDKTSLVQSTAKMTISQKQGYDGYKPVTGDINTENDIQIDMSFTGVFNQALDADKHIEKGDYVEFNLGDKLKFAGDNEALDNIKEPIIDKASKLKICDVIFTKSADGNVKARFDFSDTADEVFEKESTTVGASIKVKVDLSKLDFVSTTEKVIRIFGKEYKVGTIDDDAKLTKTGVLDVKNSKIDWTITVERFVKGVEPKQPLSLEGYTIEEDPESLKELGNNYIPGTFTINDKSRDKTSGLNVFYESGSEYTRILSYTIKADDLDANNNNKAVIKLSTDVNFGGDFNWGQRSYSNRARLVKYGTSKYWDAYAGVVVKKTGQKTGTYDANTKTITWTIDFNYPEYNLGDVTISDELTKDNQGRIPQKFKKAYIQYYDNTSSKFSDTKTEITPVISGDNHTFTIPNVTGRFKIIIETEIEPDNYRIDFSNDAYVWWNNNVKNKSKLHADIYTVPGGNIKFGEINKTAKSQTLADRDEGYVGGRGDYIGFEPEWTVTANKDAVSTPGDYYMYDAFIFDNSVNVDSKTINTANGFSIRKVGDNSVTALASGASFDKVFSSNVINRDTIYRRHQKLVNPESPVTEATSGVTNSVYEVLKGGVVVGHILELKLVQGVDNYAKFKSRVMDKDLVVLDRNDGVYQVQNYIALTKGAHVVLNKMVGYHYQPKLLDKHVLSKTAAKKFLTDYNAEATNSDVYDSVNNRAIDNRDTAYDRDTRSVVFKISVNAKDIKDVNGDLGKFILTDELDSNLKLAPIKDNKYFLIYKGEPTLKYKDTNEADQRYGSVPTFSNDITGEIGSLVNAVGNPLSDQEITDKGITTDIRSDGFHNDLITFSFDKIDSPYVIFVKAVMKKDITANEKGEVWNNATIKLDGSYSTISKNAYAKYDERFLWKNHDADKVFIDDHGYINWNVYYKPYRVYAANDTATVRLEDEVNRYLVLRKEKGTDKLIFADDNYKVWKGEYDDAGNFVNAVEITTGLDEIFKYDLAKKKLVMHIPDRNAGYRFSYITDFAKDVEKNASLENSVALIEADKVVGREVRVSHQVEANVWGSLKDMNYNVLQIIKKNIDGEALAGAKFSLKRLADGTVTEKDMGTVETVTNGAVKFKNLVAGSYELTETKAPEGYETNGVVYKIKVVELENGDLSIVLDGNYEGKASFEQKVLTVINNKKPVTPPTPPTPEKPVVPPTPENPTPLIPVNPTTPNTPNPTPSIPSYPINNTPNPNDPNSPDEFEVIGNDGTPQGKVVKKTKPNGEKEYIFEKDKTPLDGFKAKKSHTKALPKTGGASTVWYYAAGMGLVVMAGFTFRKRKEEE, via the coding sequence ATGTGGAAGAAACATGGATCTGCACTGTTAGGTCTGATACTCACGGTTGCTATAGTGCTAACCGGAGTAAAACTGCCTGAATTTGTAACGGCAGCGGGTAATGACAAGACTAGTCTTGTGCAAAGTACTGCTAAGATGACCATCTCACAAAAGCAAGGATATGATGGTTATAAGCCTGTTACAGGAGATATAAATACAGAAAATGATATTCAGATTGACATGTCATTTACAGGAGTATTTAATCAGGCGCTTGATGCGGATAAGCATATCGAAAAAGGTGATTATGTAGAGTTTAACTTAGGTGATAAGCTTAAGTTTGCAGGAGACAATGAAGCACTTGATAATATTAAAGAGCCTATCATTGACAAAGCTTCAAAGCTTAAGATATGTGATGTAATCTTTACAAAGAGTGCTGATGGCAACGTTAAAGCAAGATTTGATTTTTCAGACACTGCTGATGAAGTCTTTGAAAAAGAAAGCACGACTGTAGGTGCTTCTATCAAAGTAAAGGTTGACCTATCAAAGCTTGATTTTGTATCAACTACTGAGAAGGTAATTAGAATCTTTGGCAAAGAGTACAAGGTTGGTACAATTGATGACGATGCGAAGTTAACAAAAACCGGAGTACTTGATGTAAAGAACTCTAAGATTGACTGGACTATTACAGTTGAAAGGTTTGTAAAGGGAGTAGAGCCAAAGCAGCCTCTTAGCCTTGAAGGATATACAATAGAAGAAGACCCTGAATCACTTAAAGAATTAGGTAATAACTATATCCCAGGAACATTCACAATCAATGATAAGTCTAGGGATAAAACATCAGGTCTTAATGTATTTTATGAAAGTGGTAGTGAGTATACAAGAATTTTGTCTTATACAATAAAGGCGGATGATCTTGATGCTAATAATAACAACAAAGCAGTAATAAAGCTCAGTACAGATGTTAACTTTGGTGGCGACTTTAATTGGGGTCAACGCAGTTACAGCAATAGAGCAAGATTAGTTAAATACGGAACAAGCAAATACTGGGATGCATATGCGGGAGTTGTTGTTAAGAAAACAGGTCAAAAGACTGGTACTTATGATGCCAATACAAAGACAATTACCTGGACTATAGACTTCAACTACCCTGAGTATAATCTTGGTGATGTAACTATTTCAGATGAACTTACCAAGGATAATCAGGGCAGGATACCACAGAAATTTAAGAAGGCATATATCCAGTATTACGATAATACAAGCTCTAAATTTAGTGATACTAAGACTGAAATAACACCAGTGATTTCAGGCGACAATCATACATTTACCATACCTAATGTCACAGGTAGATTTAAGATTATCATTGAAACAGAGATTGAGCCAGACAACTATCGTATAGACTTTAGCAATGATGCATACGTATGGTGGAATAACAATGTAAAGAATAAATCAAAGCTACATGCTGATATCTATACTGTACCTGGCGGTAACATAAAATTTGGTGAGATTAACAAGACCGCTAAAAGCCAGACATTGGCAGATAGAGATGAGGGATATGTAGGTGGAAGAGGCGATTATATCGGCTTTGAACCTGAGTGGACAGTAACAGCTAATAAAGATGCTGTGTCTACTCCTGGCGACTACTATATGTACGATGCGTTCATTTTTGATAATAGTGTTAATGTAGACAGTAAAACAATAAATACAGCTAATGGCTTCTCCATAAGAAAAGTAGGAGACAACAGCGTTACGGCTCTTGCAAGCGGTGCGAGCTTTGATAAGGTATTTTCAAGTAATGTAATAAATAGAGATACAATTTATAGAAGACATCAGAAGCTTGTTAATCCTGAAAGCCCTGTTACAGAGGCTACAAGCGGAGTGACCAATTCAGTATATGAAGTCCTTAAGGGTGGTGTAGTAGTTGGCCACATACTTGAGCTTAAGCTTGTGCAGGGAGTAGATAACTATGCTAAGTTTAAGTCAAGAGTTATGGACAAAGACCTCGTTGTATTAGACCGTAATGACGGTGTATATCAGGTACAGAATTATATTGCCCTTACAAAGGGAGCTCACGTAGTACTTAATAAGATGGTTGGATACCACTATCAGCCAAAGCTTTTGGATAAGCATGTACTCTCAAAGACAGCTGCAAAGAAGTTCCTTACTGATTATAATGCAGAGGCTACAAACAGTGATGTATATGACTCTGTAAACAACAGAGCAATTGACAACAGAGACACAGCTTATGACAGAGATACCAGATCTGTAGTGTTTAAAATAAGTGTAAATGCAAAGGATATCAAGGATGTAAACGGTGACTTAGGAAAGTTTATATTAACAGACGAATTAGATTCCAACCTAAAACTTGCACCAATAAAGGATAATAAGTACTTCCTTATCTACAAGGGTGAGCCTACACTTAAGTACAAAGATACAAATGAAGCAGATCAGAGATATGGCAGTGTTCCGACATTTTCTAATGATATCACAGGAGAAATCGGCTCACTGGTAAATGCTGTAGGTAATCCTCTTTCAGATCAGGAAATAACTGATAAAGGCATAACCACCGATATTAGAAGTGATGGTTTCCATAATGATTTGATTACTTTCTCGTTTGACAAGATAGACAGCCCTTATGTTATCTTTGTAAAGGCTGTAATGAAAAAAGACATTACTGCTAATGAAAAAGGCGAGGTATGGAACAATGCCACAATTAAGCTTGATGGCAGTTATTCCACTATTTCTAAAAATGCATATGCGAAGTATGATGAAAGATTCCTTTGGAAGAACCATGACGCAGATAAGGTCTTCATCGATGACCATGGCTACATCAACTGGAATGTGTACTACAAGCCATACAGAGTATATGCTGCCAACGATACAGCTACAGTTAGACTTGAGGATGAGGTAAACCGTTACCTTGTACTTAGAAAAGAAAAGGGTACAGACAAGCTTATATTTGCAGATGATAACTATAAGGTATGGAAGGGTGAGTATGACGATGCCGGTAACTTTGTTAATGCGGTAGAGATTACTACAGGACTTGATGAAATATTCAAGTATGACCTTGCAAAGAAGAAGCTGGTTATGCATATTCCTGATAGAAACGCAGGATACAGATTCTCATATATCACAGACTTTGCAAAAGATGTGGAAAAGAACGCTTCTCTTGAGAATAGCGTTGCTCTCATAGAGGCAGACAAAGTGGTAGGCCGTGAAGTAAGAGTAAGCCACCAGGTGGAAGCTAATGTCTGGGGAAGCCTTAAGGATATGAACTATAATGTGCTTCAGATAATCAAGAAGAATATTGATGGTGAAGCGCTTGCAGGAGCAAAGTTTAGCTTAAAGAGACTTGCAGACGGAACAGTTACAGAGAAGGATATGGGAACTGTTGAGACTGTAACAAATGGCGCTGTTAAGTTTAAGAATCTTGTTGCTGGAAGCTATGAGCTTACAGAGACAAAAGCACCAGAAGGTTATGAAACAAACGGAGTTGTATATAAGATTAAGGTTGTTGAGCTTGAGAATGGTGATTTGAGCATCGTATTAGATGGCAACTATGAAGGAAAGGCAAGCTTTGAACAGAAGGTACTTACAGTAATCAACAATAAGAAGCCTGTAACACCTCCAACCCCACCAACACCTGAGAAGCCAGTGGTTCCACCAACACCTGAGAACCCAACACCACTGATTCCGGTTAATCCTACAACACCTAATACACCAAACCCAACACCTTCTATACCTTCATATCCTATAAACAATACACCAAATCCAAATGACCCTAACAGTCCTGATGAATTTGAGGTTATAGGAAATGATGGAACTCCTCAGGGTAAGGTTGTTAAGAAAACCAAGCCAAATGGAGAAAAGGAGTATATCTTTGAGAAGGATAAAACACCTTTAGACGGATTTAAGGCAAAGAAGAGCCATACCAAGGCACTTCCTAAGACAGGTGGCGCATCCACAGTTTGGTACTATGCAGCAGGAATGGGTCTTGTAGTTATGGCAGGCTTTACATTTAGAAAACGTAAAGAAGAAGAGTAA
- a CDS encoding prealbumin-like fold domain-containing protein → MWKKHGSALLGLILTVALFITGIRLPDYVLAAENDKTSIVKDAKLTISQKEGYNGYKPVTGDISTDKDIQVDISFTAVFNKTLNEGNYIKKGDYVQFDLGEKLKFTGDNASANEVVIPINDKSLNVKICDAIFTKDALGNIKVKFDFSNSDDKVFDKESADIGASIKVDVDLSKFDFENTTEKVIKIFGKEYKVGVIDSDVELTKSGVIDVKNSKIDWTITAKRFVKGVEPRQPLSIEGYTFLEDPTSQGEWGNNYIPGTFTINDKSRDETSGLKVGKVYGTDYTDAMSYTIKADDLDTADTSKAVVKFSTDVNFGGEFSGGDRYYYNAVELVKFNTSQRWRVSTGVSARRMGNKTGTYDANTKTITWAIDFNYPKYELGDVTISDELTKDNQGRIPQKFKKAYIQAYDYDKYDFSSVKTEITPVVSGDNHTFTIPNVTGRFKLIIETEIEPDNYRIDFSNDAYVWWNNNVKNKTKLHADIYTVPGGDIKFGEINKTAKSQASPDGELGYVGGKGDYIGYEPEWTVTANKGAVSTPGDYYMYDAFIFDNNVSVDRETINTANGFSIRKVGDNSVTALANGVGFDKVFSNKSKNAIYKRHQKLVNPESPVTDATSGVTNSVYEVLKGGVVVGHILELKLVQGVDNYAKFKSRVMDKDLVVLDRDDGVYQVQNYLALTKGAHVVLDKLVGYHYQPKLLDKHVLSKTVAKQFLTDYNAEATNSNVYDAVNNRAIDNRDTAYDRDTRSVVFRISVNAKDIKDVNGDLGKFILNDKLCYKLKLAPIKDNKYFLIYKGEPTLKYNNTNEADQRYGSIPTFSNDITGKIGSLVNAVGNPLSDQEIADKGIEATIGKDGYNDDLITFSFDKIDSPYVIFVKAVMKNDLPLNEKGEVWNNATIMLEGGNTAITKNAYAKYDERFLWKNHDADKVFIDDHGYINWNVYYKPYRVYAANDTATVRLEDELNRYLVLRKEKGTDKLIFADDNYKVWKGEYDDAGNFVNAVEITTGLDEIFKYDLAKKKLVMHIPDRNAGYRFSYITDFAKDVAKDVSLENSVALIEKDKQVGSEVRVSHKVEANAWGSLKDMNYGAFQLVKTDTEGTELAGAEFNLKKLASAQSPAGDVGTVISATNSAVKFENLTVGEYELTETKPPVGYESNGVVYKIKVVELENGGLKVLLDGNYEGKAKMNQGVLSIINKKTPDVPNPVNPPTPVNPTPVVPPTPVNPTPVVPPTPDNPIPLVPVTPTPENPTPVIPITPTPTPTTPITPTTPSTITPTPNSPKTPDGVVVDEDKTPQGKVVKTNKPKGKNNQIVDDDDTPLGGNKAKKNLPKTGGTSTVWYYVAGIGLVLVGGLVLIRRKKEK, encoded by the coding sequence ATGTGGAAAAAACATGGTTCTGCGCTTCTCGGGCTAATACTTACTGTGGCTTTATTCATCACCGGAATAAGGCTTCCTGATTATGTGTTAGCTGCAGAGAATGACAAAACAAGTATTGTAAAAGACGCAAAGCTAACCATCTCGCAAAAGGAAGGATATAATGGTTATAAGCCTGTGACAGGGGATATAAGCACAGATAAAGATATCCAGGTTGATATCTCATTTACGGCTGTTTTTAACAAGACATTAAATGAAGGGAATTATATTAAAAAAGGTGATTATGTACAGTTTGACTTGGGTGAAAAGCTCAAGTTTACAGGTGACAATGCGTCTGCCAATGAAGTTGTAATTCCTATTAATGATAAGTCATTAAATGTGAAGATTTGTGATGCAATATTTACAAAGGATGCATTAGGTAATATTAAGGTGAAGTTTGATTTTTCAAACAGTGATGATAAGGTATTTGATAAAGAAAGTGCAGATATCGGAGCATCAATCAAGGTAGATGTGGACCTTTCAAAGTTTGACTTTGAGAATACCACTGAGAAAGTCATCAAGATATTTGGCAAAGAGTACAAGGTTGGCGTTATTGACAGTGATGTTGAATTAACAAAATCCGGTGTCATTGATGTAAAGAACTCCAAGATTGACTGGACCATTACTGCCAAAAGATTTGTAAAGGGTGTTGAACCTAGACAGCCTCTTAGCATAGAAGGCTATACTTTTCTTGAAGACCCTACCTCCCAGGGAGAGTGGGGTAATAACTATATACCTGGCACATTCACAATCAACGATAAGTCCAGAGACGAGACATCAGGCTTAAAGGTGGGTAAAGTATATGGTACAGATTATACCGATGCTATGTCTTATACTATCAAGGCTGATGACTTAGATACTGCTGATACTAGTAAGGCAGTAGTGAAATTCAGTACAGATGTTAATTTTGGTGGTGAATTTAGCGGGGGAGATCGCTATTATTATAATGCTGTTGAGCTGGTTAAGTTCAATACATCCCAGAGATGGCGTGTTTCTACCGGTGTTTCAGCAAGAAGAATGGGTAATAAGACAGGTACATATGACGCCAATACAAAGACAATTACCTGGGCTATAGACTTCAACTACCCTAAGTATGAGCTTGGTGATGTAACAATATCTGATGAACTTACCAAGGACAATCAGGGCAGGATACCACAGAAGTTTAAGAAGGCATATATCCAGGCTTATGATTATGATAAATATGATTTTAGTAGTGTTAAGACTGAAATAACACCAGTGGTTTCAGGTGACAATCATACATTTACCATACCTAATGTTACAGGTAGATTTAAGCTTATTATCGAAACAGAGATTGAGCCTGACAACTACCGTATAGATTTTAGTAACGATGCATACGTATGGTGGAATAACAATGTAAAGAATAAGACTAAGCTACATGCTGATATCTATACTGTACCAGGTGGAGATATCAAGTTTGGTGAGATTAACAAGACTGCTAAAAGCCAGGCCTCACCAGATGGTGAACTTGGCTATGTTGGTGGAAAGGGCGATTATATCGGCTATGAGCCTGAGTGGACAGTAACAGCTAATAAGGGTGCTGTATCTACTCCTGGCGACTACTATATGTATGACGCTTTCATTTTTGATAATAACGTAAGTGTTGACAGAGAAACAATAAATACAGCTAATGGTTTCTCCATAAGAAAAGTAGGAGACAACAGCGTTACTGCTCTTGCAAACGGTGTGGGCTTTGATAAGGTATTTTCAAATAAATCAAAAAATGCAATCTATAAAAGACACCAGAAGCTTGTTAATCCTGAAAGTCCTGTCACAGATGCTACAAGCGGAGTGACCAATTCAGTATATGAAGTTCTCAAGGGCGGTGTAGTAGTTGGCCACATACTTGAGCTTAAGCTTGTGCAGGGAGTAGATAACTATGCTAAGTTTAAGTCAAGAGTTATGGACAAAGACCTCGTTGTATTAGACCGTGATGACGGTGTATATCAGGTACAGAACTACCTTGCTCTTACAAAGGGAGCCCACGTAGTGCTTGATAAGCTGGTTGGATACCACTATCAGCCAAAGCTTTTAGATAAGCATGTACTCTCAAAGACAGTAGCAAAGCAGTTCCTTACCGATTATAACGCAGAGGCTACAAACAGTAATGTATATGACGCTGTAAACAACAGAGCAATTGACAACAGAGACACTGCTTATGATAGAGATACCAGATCTGTGGTCTTTAGAATCAGCGTAAATGCAAAGGATATCAAGGATGTAAATGGTGACTTAGGAAAGTTTATCTTAAATGATAAACTATGCTACAAGCTAAAACTGGCACCAATAAAAGATAATAAGTACTTCCTTATATACAAGGGCGAGCCTACACTAAAGTACAACAATACAAACGAAGCAGACCAGAGATATGGCAGTATTCCTACATTTTCTAACGATATAACAGGAAAGATAGGATCGCTGGTAAATGCTGTAGGTAATCCTCTTTCAGATCAGGAAATAGCAGACAAAGGTATAGAGGCTACAATCGGAAAAGATGGTTATAACGATGATTTAATTACCTTTTCATTTGACAAGATAGACAGCCCTTATGTTATCTTCGTAAAGGCTGTAATGAAAAATGATCTTCCTTTGAATGAAAAAGGTGAGGTATGGAACAATGCCACAATTATGCTTGAAGGTGGCAATACCGCTATTACTAAAAATGCATATGCTAAGTATGATGAAAGATTCCTTTGGAAGAACCATGACGCAGATAAGGTCTTCATCGATGACCATGGCTACATCAATTGGAATGTGTACTATAAGCCATACAGAGTATATGCTGCCAACGATACAGCTACAGTTAGACTGGAAGATGAGTTAAACCGCTATCTTGTACTTAGAAAAGAAAAGGGTACGGACAAGCTTATATTTGCAGATGACAACTATAAGGTATGGAAGGGTGAGTATGACGATGCCGGTAACTTTGTTAATGCGGTAGAGATTACTACAGGACTTGATGAAATATTCAAGTACGACCTTGCAAAGAAGAAGCTGGTTATGCATATTCCTGACAGAAATGCAGGATACAGATTCTCATATATCACAGACTTTGCAAAAGACGTAGCAAAGGATGTATCTCTTGAGAATAGCGTTGCTCTTATAGAGAAAGACAAACAGGTAGGCAGTGAAGTAAGAGTAAGCCACAAGGTTGAAGCCAATGCTTGGGGCAGTCTTAAGGATATGAACTATGGTGCATTTCAGTTAGTAAAGACAGATACTGAAGGTACAGAGCTTGCAGGAGCTGAGTTTAACTTAAAGAAGCTTGCAAGCGCACAGAGTCCTGCAGGAGATGTGGGAACAGTTATATCTGCAACCAATTCTGCTGTTAAGTTTGAAAACCTCACAGTTGGCGAATATGAGCTTACCGAGACAAAGCCACCTGTAGGTTATGAATCAAATGGCGTGGTATACAAGATAAAAGTTGTAGAGCTTGAAAATGGCGGATTAAAGGTACTTTTAGATGGCAACTATGAAGGAAAGGCAAAGATGAATCAGGGTGTTCTTAGTATAATTAATAAAAAGACACCTGATGTTCCAAATCCTGTCAATCCTCCTACACCGGTTAATCCAACACCAGTGGTACCACCTACACCGGTTAATCCAACACCTGTAGTGCCACCAACACCGGATAACCCTATACCTTTAGTTCCGGTAACCCCAACACCAGAGAATCCAACACCTGTTATACCTATAACACCTACACCAACCCCAACTACACCTATAACCCCGACCACACCTTCGACTATAACACCTACTCCAAATAGTCCTAAGACACCTGATGGAGTGGTGGTTGATGAAGATAAGACACCACAGGGTAAGGTGGTAAAGACCAACAAGCCAAAGGGAAAGAATAATCAGATAGTTGATGATGATGACACTCCTTTAGGTGGAAATAAAGCGAAGAAGAACCTTCCAAAAACCGGTGGAACTTCTACAGTTTGGTACTATGTTGCGGGAATCGGTCTGGTTCTTGTAGGTGGCTTGGTACTCATAAGACGTAAAAAAGAAAAGTAA